In Companilactobacillus allii, one genomic interval encodes:
- a CDS encoding PaaI family thioesterase, with amino-acid sequence MNLLENLGIETVEQNKNRVTLKMKVEDKHMQPYKIMHGGINAVLAETAASIGANLNISESDEVAVGVDINTHHLNAVKDGVISAEAMPIRIGVNIQVWQVITHPEGSSINNSMSTVTLKRVKLN; translated from the coding sequence ATGAACTTATTAGAAAATTTAGGAATAGAAACAGTGGAACAAAATAAGAATCGTGTGACTTTGAAGATGAAAGTTGAAGACAAACACATGCAACCATACAAGATAATGCATGGCGGAATCAACGCTGTACTCGCAGAAACTGCAGCCAGTATCGGTGCTAATCTTAACATATCTGAATCCGATGAAGTAGCTGTTGGAGTAGACATTAATACCCATCACTTGAATGCTGTCAAAGATGGCGTTATCAGTGCCGAAGCAATGCCGATCAGAATAGGCGTGAACATACAAGTTTGGCAAGTTATCACCCATCCAGAAGGTAGCTCGATCAACAATAGTATGAGCACCGTTACGCTCAAAAGAGTTAAGTTGAACTAG
- the menB gene encoding 1,4-dihydroxy-2-naphthoyl-CoA synthase, which translates to MSEWENIKDYKEIIFERMGKIAKITINRPEKRNAFTPVTVQEMIEAFNICRDDATIGAIILTGQGDLAFCSGGDQSVRGNGGYVGPDHIARLNVLDLQRLIRIIPKPVIAMVRGWSVGGGNILQLVCDLTIAADNAKFMQTGPKVGSFDAGYGSAYLARVIGHKRAKEVWFLCKPYTAQEAFQMGWINKVTPLADVEKETIEWCNEILKKSPTAIRFIKAAMNADTDGVAGLQQLAGDSTMLYYTTDEGKEGRDAFLEKRDPDFDKFPKFP; encoded by the coding sequence ATGAGTGAATGGGAAAACATTAAAGATTATAAAGAAATTATTTTTGAGCGTATGGGCAAAATTGCCAAAATAACAATTAATCGTCCAGAAAAGCGTAATGCCTTTACACCTGTCACTGTACAGGAAATGATTGAGGCTTTCAATATTTGCCGTGATGATGCAACAATCGGTGCCATTATTTTGACTGGACAAGGAGACTTGGCCTTTTGTTCCGGTGGCGACCAAAGTGTACGAGGAAACGGTGGATACGTCGGACCAGACCATATAGCTAGACTAAATGTTCTGGACTTACAACGCCTGATTCGCATCATCCCCAAACCAGTAATCGCCATGGTACGTGGCTGGTCAGTCGGTGGTGGAAACATTCTACAACTAGTATGTGACCTAACCATTGCCGCAGACAATGCCAAGTTCATGCAGACCGGACCAAAAGTAGGAAGCTTTGATGCCGGATATGGTTCAGCCTATCTAGCCAGAGTAATCGGACACAAACGAGCCAAAGAAGTATGGTTCCTATGCAAACCATACACAGCACAAGAAGCCTTCCAAATGGGATGGATCAATAAAGTAACCCCATTAGCTGACGTAGAAAAAGAGACCATCGAATGGTGCAACGAAATCCTAAAGAAATCCCCTACCGCAATAAGATTCATAAAAGCCGCAATGAATGCCGATACAGACGGAGTAGCAGGATTACAACAACTAGCAGGAGATTCAACAATGCTTTATTACACAACAGATGAAGGAAAAGAAGGAAGAGACGCGTTCCTAGAAAAACGCGACCCTGATTTTGATAAGTTCCCTAAGTTCCCATAG
- a CDS encoding o-succinylbenzoate--CoA ligase — translation MENWLTKRAKLNPNKTALIIEHSDFTFSELNSTVQLCASKLHNKLHKGQRAALFISNSFNGYIAILALQQLEVEIVFLNSRLSKEELDFQIHDSKADLCIIDDSSNHEQIDKVDTDKILLSDILSLKSDINYQPAAEFHNESVTSIMYTSGTTGRPKGVLQTFGNHFYSAIGTSLNLGINDRDSWVLAVPLFHISGFSIMMRSLIYGIPVYLVTSFNENYINKILINERATIISLVPTMLKRLLNKLPSGSSYNDHFKCVMLGGGPIDNWTLLRCNMIKIPVIQSYGMTETASNVVALNFRDADKKVGSSGQPLFPVQVRITNAKREGIGDIEIKAPNVAKGYLNHQDLFDKKMTSDGFYRTGDIGYLDDESYLYIKGRKDDMIISGGENIYPEEVENTYSKVQGLENIFVVGIKNDDWGEVPVAYIMLNENANLTAEDLKGFGRDKLAHYKVPKEFRLVTSVPTTASGKVLRRKLNTVDYEKL, via the coding sequence GTGGAAAATTGGCTAACAAAACGTGCAAAACTCAATCCGAATAAAACAGCACTAATAATTGAACATTCAGATTTTACCTTTAGTGAACTAAATTCCACCGTTCAACTCTGTGCCAGCAAGCTCCACAACAAACTGCACAAAGGACAACGAGCCGCTCTTTTTATCAGCAATAGCTTCAATGGCTATATCGCCATACTTGCTTTGCAACAACTTGAAGTAGAGATTGTCTTCTTGAATTCTCGATTATCCAAAGAAGAATTGGACTTCCAAATTCATGATTCAAAAGCTGACTTATGTATCATTGATGATTCCAGCAATCACGAACAGATCGACAAAGTAGACACAGACAAGATACTTCTCTCTGACATTCTAAGTTTAAAATCTGACATAAATTACCAACCAGCCGCCGAATTTCACAACGAATCTGTCACTTCGATCATGTACACATCTGGTACAACTGGCCGACCAAAGGGAGTTCTTCAAACGTTTGGTAATCACTTCTATTCCGCGATTGGAACTTCTCTGAATCTGGGTATCAACGACCGTGATTCTTGGGTCTTGGCAGTTCCATTGTTCCACATTTCCGGATTCTCAATAATGATGCGCTCATTAATATACGGTATCCCTGTTTATCTAGTTACCAGTTTTAATGAAAATTACATCAACAAAATTTTGATCAATGAACGGGCAACTATCATTTCACTCGTGCCGACTATGTTAAAGCGCCTGTTAAACAAGCTACCTAGTGGATCCAGTTACAATGACCATTTCAAATGTGTCATGCTCGGTGGTGGTCCGATCGATAACTGGACATTATTGCGCTGTAATATGATAAAAATTCCAGTGATTCAGTCATACGGTATGACTGAGACGGCATCTAATGTTGTTGCATTGAACTTCCGTGACGCCGACAAAAAAGTCGGTTCATCTGGACAACCACTGTTCCCCGTCCAAGTTCGTATCACCAATGCCAAACGTGAAGGAATCGGTGATATTGAGATCAAGGCTCCAAACGTTGCCAAGGGTTATCTCAACCATCAAGACTTATTCGACAAGAAGATGACTTCAGATGGATTCTACAGGACTGGTGATATTGGCTATCTTGATGATGAGAGCTATCTCTACATTAAAGGTAGGAAAGACGACATGATCATTTCCGGTGGCGAGAATATCTATCCTGAAGAAGTTGAGAATACTTACAGCAAGGTTCAAGGATTAGAAAATATTTTTGTGGTAGGAATAAAAAATGACGACTGGGGAGAGGTCCCAGTCGCCTACATAATGTTGAATGAAAATGCTAATTTGACCGCCGAGGATCTGAAAGGATTCGGACGAGACAAGCTTGCCCACTATAAGGTACCTAAGGAGTTTCGCCTTGTTACCTCTGTTCCAACTACTGCCAGTGGTAAGGTTCTGCGTCGCAAGCTCAACACGGTTGATTATGAAAAATTATAA
- a CDS encoding zeta toxin family protein, whose amino-acid sequence MNRPRYIIIAGVNGAGKSSLYDLQPELFANTKRINADEILQKMGGDWRKPSDNIKAMRSEFKQVYEALETKTSIHVETTLAGSGKAQLRLINKAHNNGFYVTLLYVALDSSEKAIHRVKDRVEKGGHGIPQKLIKKRYEQSNANLSIIAFESDSVDIYDNSRKFVNIYSREGKNIKNDELNKYPWINSELSNLNNIKSTSQFLHDDM is encoded by the coding sequence ATGAATAGGCCTAGATATATTATTATTGCGGGTGTCAATGGAGCAGGAAAAAGTTCCCTATATGATTTACAACCTGAATTATTTGCTAATACTAAACGAATTAACGCGGATGAGATATTACAAAAAATGGGTGGAGATTGGAGAAAACCAAGCGATAATATTAAAGCTATGCGTAGTGAATTTAAACAAGTGTATGAAGCTTTGGAAACAAAAACTAGTATACATGTTGAGACAACGCTTGCTGGTTCGGGAAAAGCACAACTAAGATTAATAAATAAAGCGCACAATAATGGATTTTATGTCACTTTGTTATACGTTGCATTGGATAGTTCGGAAAAAGCTATTCATCGTGTAAAAGATCGTGTAGAAAAGGGAGGACATGGGATACCACAAAAATTAATAAAAAAAAGATATGAACAATCTAATGCTAATTTATCAATAATAGCTTTTGAATCAGATAGCGTTGATATTTATGATAATAGTAGAAAATTTGTAAATATTTATAGTAGAGAGGGAAAAAATATAAAAAATGATGAATTAAATAAATATCCATGGATTAATAGTGAATTAAGCAATTTAAATAATATAAAAAGTACCAGCCAATTTCTACACGATGATATGTAG
- a CDS encoding alpha/beta fold hydrolase yields the protein MVKIYRRMLQDVPILEVVEEKSRYSKVPLVIFYHGWRSDKELVLTQARKLASKNIRVVLPDAMNHGQRREDISSIPSFTFWNSIQGNLTEFDLIKDFYLSRDLVMDEKIGVGGYSMGGMTTGALLTQHPEISAATIIMGTPNLNAYAKLVRDSAKEHHLYVPKDMKNLTSWIDDYDLNNYPETINNRPVLFWHGTDDKRIPYNQSKDFFDSIQGQPYAQQVAFITGYKAEHLVETRLMDKIANFFEYYLY from the coding sequence ATGGTAAAAATTTATCGAAGAATGCTTCAAGATGTGCCGATCCTAGAAGTTGTAGAAGAAAAAAGTCGTTATAGTAAGGTTCCGTTGGTGATTTTTTATCACGGATGGAGATCTGACAAAGAGTTGGTTTTGACACAGGCTCGAAAACTAGCTAGTAAGAATATCAGAGTAGTGTTGCCGGATGCGATGAATCATGGACAACGTAGAGAAGATATCTCGTCGATTCCGTCATTCACTTTTTGGAATAGTATCCAAGGTAACTTAACAGAGTTTGACTTGATCAAAGACTTCTACTTGAGTCGTGATCTTGTTATGGACGAAAAAATCGGTGTCGGTGGTTATTCAATGGGAGGGATGACTACTGGAGCATTGTTGACGCAACATCCCGAAATAAGCGCAGCGACTATTATCATGGGAACACCGAATTTGAACGCATATGCCAAGTTGGTGCGGGATTCAGCCAAAGAACATCATTTGTATGTACCAAAGGATATGAAGAACTTGACGAGTTGGATCGATGATTATGACTTGAATAATTATCCAGAAACAATCAATAATCGACCAGTTTTGTTCTGGCATGGCACTGATGATAAAAGGATACCCTATAATCAATCAAAGGATTTTTTTGACAGTATTCAAGGACAACCCTATGCGCAACAAGTCGCCTTTATTACTGGTTATAAAGCAGAACATTTAGTTGAAACAAGATTGATGGATAAGATTGCCAATTTTTTTGAGTATTATTTGTATTAG